A window from Mya arenaria isolate MELC-2E11 chromosome 9, ASM2691426v1 encodes these proteins:
- the LOC128202924 gene encoding cholecystokinin receptor type A-like isoform X2: MMASDTPVNTTAKIDLIPLPSEQSHELLMAVIGILSFFCVLGTVGNSLVIYVYVRKRNKLASTVFIITLACTDLVTCVLIIPYTIVLEYMDYFIKYDILCKCYMFLITSNVPFSAFIMMAIAVDRYFCICLPFTHFLTTRRAKLIIMILASFAFMLGIITALNFGVYSSARGNRTKSVLMYDGICKPNGLIFNHTFTETYQKIYSSFFIIVIVVVVILYIMVYRFVSLRRARRRRMRYQSSGYSSCKDHAASYLNTRALLTNGCVKTELEPYSELEERPKSEKTEINRQMTIRERGLVANIRTAGMLFVVTAVFIVVFLPAWLMAHQVIPYNILIFYMYFFYNVANPIIYAFMNTAFRRDLKDVVKCRLT; this comes from the exons ATGATGGCTTCTGACACCCCAGTGAACACCACTGCTAAGATAGACCTAATCCCGCTACCGAGTGAACAAAGTCATGAACTATTAATGGCCGTCATTGGAATATTATCCTTCTTTTGTGTTCTTGGAACCGTTGGTAATTCACTTGTGATATATGTATACGTccgaaaaagaaacaaattggCGTCTACAGTTTTTATCATCACTCTAGCTTGTACAGATTTAGTAACTTGTGTTCTAATCATCCCGTATACCATTGTCTTAGAATATATGGACTATTTCATAAagtatgatattttatgcaagtgttatatgtttcttataaCTTCCAATGTACCATTTTCTGCTTTCATTATGATGGCTATAGCTGTAGACAGGTATTTCTGTATCTGCCTTCCATTCACACACTTTCTGACTACTCGGAGGGCAAAACTCATCATCATGATCCTGGCAAGCTTTGCTTTTATGCTTGGAATTATAACAGCTCTCAACTTCGGGGTGTATT CATCAGCTCGGGGCAACCGAACGAAATCTGTTTTGATGTACGACGGCATTTGCAAGCCAAATGGGCTGATTTTCAATCATACCTTTACTGAAACATATCAGAAAATATATTCTAGTTTCTTTATTATTGTGATAGTCGTTGTGGTTATATTGTACATAATGGTATACAGATTTGTCTCGCTACGTCGAGCACGTCGACGACGCATGCGCTACCAAAGCAGCGGGTATTCATCGTGTAAGGACCATGCCGCATCCTACCTGAACACGCGTGCCTTACTTACAAATGGCTGCGTCAAAACTGAACTAGAGCCATATAGTGAACTAGAAGAACGACCAAAGTCCGAAAAAACGGAAATTAACCGTCAAATGACAATAAGAGAGAGAGGTCTAGTTGCTAATATACGGACAGCCGGGATGTTGTTTGTTGTAACTGCAgtgtttattgttgtatttcTACCAGCCTGGCTAATGGCCCATCAAGTAATACCgtataatatattgatattttatatgtatttcttcTATAACGTTGCCAATCCGATCATTTATGCCTTTATGAACACAGCATTTAGACGTGATTTAAAGGATGTTGTTAAATGCCGTTTGACGTGA